A genomic region of Nitrospirota bacterium contains the following coding sequences:
- a CDS encoding response regulator produces the protein MGMRKYDHRQDTASGGPDPLSRLVFNETGEGMVAMLRKSLTWKDSILNNSSIGILVVTGDRIITEVNPCLCRMFGYAADEMLGKPVLLIHRSREAYEEFGRLFYQKTSGGVVVTEYRLRRKDGSAFWCECSGSAMDPKDLGKGVIWMVQDISERKAMEEDLVRAKERAEAASRAKSQFLANMSHEIRTPMNAVLGFAQIMGSDAELTAAQRKYLDAICTNGEHLLALINDILEMSKIEAGRVSLMNADFDLHALVGDLDTMFRPRIEAKHLAFRLEGLEKVPRCLNGDEGKIRQVLVNMLGNAVKFTEKGSIVIRLDAAEKERHGTRDWVIGIEVEDTGQGIPADEIGKVFEIFEQAENVKAVNKGAGLGMAISRRYARMMGGDITVRSEEGRGATFRFVFGAKPLSSAGSRAPRSCDRRVIGLAGTGRPAPKVLVADDTGTNREVLREMLEMVGFVVTEAVNGREALEAFRQQRPDLVLMDRRMPEMDGIEATRALKSSEEGRATPVIMVTASVFEDRRQEAIDAGADGYIRKPYRMQELLHEIGKLLAIEYRYEGDPQ, from the coding sequence ATGGGCATGAGAAAGTATGATCATAGGCAGGATACTGCCTCCGGCGGTCCGGACCCACTCTCCCGCCTCGTCTTCAATGAGACCGGGGAGGGCATGGTGGCGATGCTCCGGAAATCGCTGACATGGAAAGACTCCATACTCAATAACAGCTCGATCGGCATCCTTGTTGTGACCGGCGACAGGATCATTACGGAGGTAAACCCCTGTTTGTGCAGGATGTTCGGCTACGCTGCCGATGAGATGCTCGGGAAGCCCGTACTGCTGATACACCGGTCCCGGGAGGCGTACGAGGAGTTCGGACGCCTGTTCTACCAGAAGACGTCGGGCGGGGTCGTGGTCACGGAGTACCGGCTCAGGCGCAAGGACGGGAGCGCATTCTGGTGCGAATGCTCGGGCAGCGCCATGGACCCGAAGGACCTCGGCAAGGGAGTGATATGGATGGTCCAGGACATATCGGAACGAAAGGCGATGGAGGAGGACCTGGTGCGGGCCAAGGAAAGGGCCGAGGCGGCCAGCCGGGCGAAGAGCCAGTTCCTGGCGAATATGAGCCACGAGATCCGGACCCCTATGAACGCGGTGCTGGGTTTCGCACAGATCATGGGGAGCGACGCCGAGCTGACAGCCGCGCAGAGGAAGTACCTCGATGCCATCTGCACCAACGGGGAGCACCTCCTGGCCCTCATCAACGATATCCTGGAGATGTCCAAGATCGAGGCGGGACGTGTAAGCCTGATGAATGCCGATTTCGACCTCCACGCCCTTGTCGGCGACCTCGATACCATGTTCAGGCCCCGCATCGAGGCGAAACACCTGGCATTCAGGCTGGAGGGGCTCGAGAAGGTCCCGCGGTGCCTCAACGGCGATGAAGGCAAGATACGGCAGGTGCTCGTCAACATGCTGGGCAATGCCGTCAAGTTTACCGAAAAGGGTTCTATCGTGATCCGCCTCGACGCGGCGGAGAAGGAGAGACACGGCACGCGGGACTGGGTCATCGGCATCGAGGTCGAGGATACCGGGCAGGGGATACCGGCTGATGAGATCGGCAAGGTGTTCGAGATATTCGAGCAGGCGGAGAACGTGAAGGCTGTCAATAAGGGAGCCGGGCTCGGCATGGCGATCAGCCGCCGGTACGCGAGGATGATGGGAGGAGATATCACGGTCCGGAGCGAGGAAGGAAGGGGCGCCACCTTCCGGTTCGTCTTTGGCGCGAAGCCGCTCTCCTCTGCCGGGAGCCGGGCGCCGAGGTCTTGCGATCGTCGGGTGATCGGCCTGGCAGGCACCGGCCGGCCCGCACCGAAGGTGCTGGTCGCAGACGATACCGGCACCAACCGGGAGGTCCTGCGCGAGATGCTCGAGATGGTCGGCTTCGTCGTCACCGAGGCGGTAAACGGCAGGGAGGCGCTCGAGGCGTTCCGGCAGCAGCGGCCCGACCTGGTGCTGATGGACCGCAGAATGCCCGAAATGGACGGCATAGAAGCTACCCGGGCGCTCAAGTCTTCGGAAGAGGGCAGGGCGACGCCGGTCATCATGGTTACGGCGAGCGTATTCGAGGACAGGCGGCAGGAGGCGATCGACGCAGGGGCGGACGGCTACATAAGGAAGCCCTATCGCATGCAGGAGCTCCTGCACGAGATCGGGAAGCTGCTCGCGATAGAGTACCGGTACGAAGGCGATCCTCAATAA
- a CDS encoding CheR family methyltransferase, with amino-acid sequence MDDPFFDDTAGGIVMTQDAGSAKFDGMPRSAISTGLGGSILSPGRMPEELLKYIEHPFIRKGDRIESPILKDEDTLSKILSIIRDRTNVDFTCYKPNTIVRRIERRISINQIEKIEDYIDFLSQSCQEAMTLHKELLIGVTKFFRDAEVFDAVRTKVIPKLCEQGGAHLPLRIWSVGCSTGEETYSLAILFREYLEEAGLSMDVKVFATDIDKESIEYAGVGLYPESIVADVSPERLKRFFSRKDGGYQINEKIRRMVVFALHNIINDPPFSRMDLISCRNLLIYFQPVMQKKVLSSFHFALNRGGCLLLGNSETIGDLTSVYLPVDSKGKVYQHKDSFKAGQFPPALTHTFRRDTSSLKVNPAAPHKVYSLEDVELYSAEDAKDQRIRDLEQELRYTRENLQATIGELETSNEELYTVNSEYQKKIDELTELNNDILNLLRNTSIGTVFLDNNLHIRKYTPAVSPVMNIMDMDIGRPVHHISHNFSCDGFFDDIGEVLRTLVPRQLEVQTKNQTWYLIKVIPYRTLENAVGGIVITFIDINERKQFEEQLRRERDLLIRVLESSPVGKVMVNREGKVTFANRRAGDILGLDKAMMIRGIYTMPAWRIFDAKGARLSDDKDPFKLIIGTKLPIRDYVYFMEGADGRRLRLLLNGAPEFDERGEVTGAVFSIDDITDAINDTCWRKAGAE; translated from the coding sequence ATGGACGACCCTTTTTTTGATGATACAGCCGGCGGCATCGTGATGACCCAGGATGCGGGATCGGCCAAGTTCGACGGCATGCCGCGGAGCGCCATATCGACCGGCTTGGGCGGCTCTATCCTGTCGCCCGGCCGGATGCCGGAAGAGCTGCTGAAATACATCGAGCATCCCTTCATCCGCAAGGGCGACAGGATAGAGTCGCCGATCCTCAAGGACGAAGACACGCTCTCGAAGATCCTGAGCATCATCCGCGACCGCACCAATGTCGATTTCACCTGCTATAAGCCGAACACGATCGTCAGGAGAATCGAGCGCAGGATCAGCATCAATCAGATAGAGAAGATAGAGGATTACATCGACTTTCTCTCCCAGTCCTGCCAGGAGGCGATGACCCTCCATAAGGAGCTCCTGATCGGGGTGACGAAGTTCTTCAGGGATGCGGAGGTGTTCGATGCCGTCAGGACGAAGGTCATCCCCAAGCTCTGCGAGCAGGGCGGCGCGCACCTGCCGCTACGGATATGGTCGGTCGGCTGCTCGACCGGCGAGGAGACGTATTCGCTCGCGATCCTCTTCAGGGAGTACCTCGAAGAGGCCGGGCTGAGCATGGACGTGAAGGTCTTCGCCACCGATATCGACAAGGAGTCGATAGAGTACGCCGGCGTGGGGCTCTACCCCGAGAGCATTGTCGCCGATGTCTCCCCCGAACGGCTCAAGCGGTTCTTCTCCCGGAAGGACGGCGGCTACCAGATCAACGAGAAGATCCGGCGCATGGTCGTCTTCGCGCTCCACAATATCATCAACGACCCGCCCTTCTCGAGAATGGACCTGATCAGCTGCCGGAACCTCCTGATCTATTTCCAGCCCGTGATGCAGAAGAAGGTGCTCTCGTCGTTCCACTTCGCCCTCAACCGCGGGGGCTGCCTGCTGCTCGGCAACAGCGAAACCATCGGGGACCTCACGTCCGTTTACCTCCCGGTGGACAGCAAGGGGAAGGTGTACCAGCATAAGGACTCCTTCAAGGCAGGGCAGTTCCCGCCGGCCCTGACCCATACCTTCCGGAGGGATACGTCGTCGCTCAAGGTGAACCCCGCGGCGCCGCACAAGGTCTACTCCCTGGAGGACGTGGAGCTGTATAGTGCCGAAGACGCGAAGGACCAGCGGATCCGGGACCTGGAGCAGGAGCTCCGGTATACCCGGGAAAATCTCCAGGCGACGATCGGAGAGCTCGAGACCTCGAACGAGGAGCTCTACACGGTCAATTCGGAATACCAGAAGAAGATCGACGAGCTGACGGAGCTCAACAACGATATCCTCAACCTGCTCAGGAATACCAGCATCGGCACGGTCTTCCTCGACAATAACCTGCACATACGGAAATATACTCCTGCCGTCTCCCCGGTGATGAACATAATGGACATGGACATCGGCAGGCCCGTTCACCACATCTCCCACAATTTCAGCTGCGACGGCTTCTTCGACGATATCGGGGAAGTGCTCAGGACGCTCGTTCCCCGGCAGCTCGAAGTGCAGACGAAGAACCAGACCTGGTACCTGATCAAGGTGATCCCCTACCGGACCCTCGAAAACGCGGTCGGCGGCATCGTCATCACCTTTATCGATATCAATGAGCGGAAACAGTTCGAAGAGCAGCTGCGGAGGGAACGGGACCTCCTGATCCGCGTGCTCGAGAGCAGCCCGGTCGGCAAGGTGATGGTGAACCGCGAGGGAAAGGTCACCTTCGCCAACCGCAGGGCCGGGGATATCCTCGGCTTGGACAAGGCGATGATGATCCGGGGTATCTATACGATGCCCGCATGGAGGATCTTCGATGCAAAGGGGGCCCGGCTGTCCGACGACAAGGACCCCTTCAAGCTGATTATCGGTACGAAGCTCCCGATACGCGACTACGTGTATTTCATGGAAGGGGCGGACGGGCGCAGGCTGCGGCTGCTCTTGAACGGCGCCCCTGAGTTCGACGAGCGCGGCGAGGTGACCGGCGCGGTCTTCAGCATTGACGATATCACTGACGCGATAAACGACACCTGCTGGCGGAAGGCGGGGGCGGAATGA